Proteins found in one Anopheles merus strain MAF unplaced genomic scaffold, AmerM5.1 LNR4000764, whole genome shotgun sequence genomic segment:
- the LOC121603011 gene encoding Bardet-Biedl syndrome 2 protein homolog isoform X1, translating into MSSLCCRDRRRRRLRVANRKPRPGTFPLTIVASTWIVTSPCSTPSRIRGYTTPSVNMLTLHNVADEEMNALLTQKQKLLLELKHYENNIKYNKEILSNTSESNLVQSVPDNVGIIPSNTRLQIGISTSYDSNDMNIDITVSTNNSTTIRVVLIFADQLFKEETLIAHLTKDVSRILIPLKTLKDNAQDIHIKAFVGYPSSVQFHVFELTRQLPKFAMYTIPHNLTGSPKSVCKYAAYVMCAVLFFLRA; encoded by the exons gctgCGGGTGGCGAACAGAAAACCTCGCCCGGGAACGTTCCCGCTAACCATCGTTGCTTCGACGTGGATCGTAACTTCACCGTGCAGCACACCGTCGCGAA TAAGGGGATATACGACGCCAAGCGTCAACATGCTAACGTTGCACAACGTTGCCGATGAGGAAATGAACGCTCTGCTGACTCAGAAACAGAaactgctgctcgagctgaagCACTACGAAAACAACATCAAGTACAACAAGGAAATCCTGAGCAACACGAGCGAAAGCAATCTGGTGCAGAGTGTGCCGGACAACGTCGGCATCATACCGTCCAACACGCGGCTACAGATCGGCATTTCCACCAGCTACGATAGCAACGATATGAACATCGACATCACCGTGTCGACCAACAACTCGACCACGATTCGTGTCGTGTTGATCTTTGCTGATCAGCTGTTCAAGGAGGAAACGCTGATCGCGCACCTGACGAAGGACGTTTCGCGCATACTGATACCGCTCAAGACGCTCAAGGACAATGCGCAGGACATTCACATCAAAGCGTTCGTCGGCTACCCGAGCAGTGTGCAGTTTCACGTGTTTGAACTGACCCGTCAGCTGCCCAAGTTTGCGATGTACACCATACCGCACAATCTGACCGGGTCACCGAAGAGTGTGTGTAAGTATGCCGCTTACGTTAtgtgtgcagttttgttttttttacgcgCTTAG
- the LOC121603011 gene encoding Bardet-Biedl syndrome 2 protein-like isoform X2: MSSLCCRDRRRRRLRVANRKPRPGTFPLTIVASTWIVTSPCSTPSRIRGYTTPSVNMLTLHNVADEEMNALLTQKQKLLLELKHYENNIKYNKEILSNTSESNLVQSVPDNVGIIPSNTRLQIGISTSYDSNDMNIDITVSTNNSTTIRVVLIFADQLFKEETLIAHLTKDVSRILIPLKTLKDNAQDIHIKAFVGYPSSVQFHVFELTRQLPKFAMYTIPHNLTGSPKSVYEVKII, encoded by the exons gctgCGGGTGGCGAACAGAAAACCTCGCCCGGGAACGTTCCCGCTAACCATCGTTGCTTCGACGTGGATCGTAACTTCACCGTGCAGCACACCGTCGCGAA TAAGGGGATATACGACGCCAAGCGTCAACATGCTAACGTTGCACAACGTTGCCGATGAGGAAATGAACGCTCTGCTGACTCAGAAACAGAaactgctgctcgagctgaagCACTACGAAAACAACATCAAGTACAACAAGGAAATCCTGAGCAACACGAGCGAAAGCAATCTGGTGCAGAGTGTGCCGGACAACGTCGGCATCATACCGTCCAACACGCGGCTACAGATCGGCATTTCCACCAGCTACGATAGCAACGATATGAACATCGACATCACCGTGTCGACCAACAACTCGACCACGATTCGTGTCGTGTTGATCTTTGCTGATCAGCTGTTCAAGGAGGAAACGCTGATCGCGCACCTGACGAAGGACGTTTCGCGCATACTGATACCGCTCAAGACGCTCAAGGACAATGCGCAGGACATTCACATCAAAGCGTTCGTCGGCTACCCGAGCAGTGTGCAGTTTCACGTGTTTGAACTGACCCGTCAGCTGCCCAAGTTTGCGATGTACACCATACCGCACAATCTGACCGGGTCACCGAAGAGTGTGT ATGAAGTGAAGATCATCTGA
- the LOC121603010 gene encoding LOW QUALITY PROTEIN: protein PAT1 homolog 1-like (The sequence of the model RefSeq protein was modified relative to this genomic sequence to represent the inferred CDS: inserted 1 base in 1 codon): MLNNANRLPLGLLPYNMLAARPYSTPINNLAMHPAFPQRCSYGSPLQGFLGGPGPVQMGPPPPLPPRHPGPAPGGPPPFLMQRSPTPLPTNQFNQRLVQEIQQNHPLLAFNRQLAAASTLSVCGNGVNKAAPLVALPRAGFMKQQHHFQQQQQRSRVGNGMPSSTAGGGQPEERDEYANMMSNRNKQWLIGIKLTQLNSDAPYFNDYYFTVYKQRLAAAKGEGDNRIYRENQLNHPFTQPEEHAQLLLLSLLSKNGKSGLLGTNRERRSSESRSNPNGGSEGKDGSAPTGGGRAYTPLQFQNSLGKLQCGSVIAPRKLIDADVMGSDQLNGNGVPALEPPLXQRKARHVLLLIETLYKLVLKLEDLGNPVAIEAMKALREKKMRKRTSSTGSGSGVACLSEAGAKIGNALIINPN; the protein is encoded by the exons ATGCTGAACAACGCGAACCGTCTTCCGCTTGGTTTGCTGCCGTACAACATGCTAGCCGCCCGACCGTACTCGACCCCGATCAACAACCTGGCGATGCATCCGGCATTCCCGCAGCGCTGCTCGTACGGTTCCCCGCTGCAAGGGTTTCTGGGTGGCCCCGGCCCGGTACAGATGGGTCCGCCACCGCCGCTACCTCCTCGCCATCCGGGACCAGCGCCGGGTGGGCCGCCGCCATTTTTGATGCAGCGCAGCCCGACGCCCCTGCCGACGAACCAGTTCAACCAGCGGCTGGTGCaggaaattcaacaaaaccaTCCGCTGCTCGCGTTCAACCGACAGCTCGCTGCGGCCAGCACGCTCAGCGTTTGCGGCAATGGCGTGAACAAAGCAGCCCCGCTAGTAGCCCTGCCAAGGGCGGGTTttatgaagcagcagcaccatttccagcagcagcagcaacgatccCGAGTAGGCAATGGAATGCCATCGAGCACTGCAGGCGGCGGGCAGCCAGAGGAGCGCGATGAGTACGCAAACATGATGAGCAATCGCAACAAGCAGTGGCTAATCGGGATAAAGCTGACGCAGCTCAACTCGGACGCACCCTACTTTAACGATTACTATTTCACCGTGTACAAGCAGCGGCTGGCAGCGGCGAAGGGCGAGGGCGATAATAGGATCTATCGCGAAAATCAGCTCAACCATCCGTTCACCCAGCCGGAGGAGCATGCCCAGCTGCTGTTACTGTCGCTGCTGTCGAAGAACGGCAAGAGCGGGCTGCTCGGCACGAACCGCGAACGTCGCAGTTCCGAATCCCGCTCCAACCCGAACGGCGGTAGCGAGGGAAAGGATGGCTCAGCGCCGACGGGTGGTGGTCGAGCGTATACCCCGCTCCAATTTCAAAATTCGCTCGGCAAGCTGCAGTGCGGTAGTGTGATAGCGCCGCGAAAGCTCATCGACGCCGACGTGATGGGCAGCGACCAGCTGAACGGAAATGGCGTGCCGGCACTTGAACCGCCGC TCCAGCGCAAAGCTCGCCATGTGCTGCTGCTTATCGAGACGCTGTACAAGTTGGTGCTCAAGCTGGAAGATCTCGGCAATCCCGTTGCGATCGAAGCGATGAAAGCGCTGCGCGAAAAGAAAATGCGCAAGCGaaccagcagcaccggcagcggcagcggtgtGGCGTGTTTGTCAGAAGCGGGCGCCAAGATTGGCAACGCATTGATAATTAATCCGAATTG A
- the LOC121603011 gene encoding Bardet-Biedl syndrome 2 protein homolog isoform X3, translated as MLTLHNVADEEMNALLTQKQKLLLELKHYENNIKYNKEILSNTSESNLVQSVPDNVGIIPSNTRLQIGISTSYDSNDMNIDITVSTNNSTTIRVVLIFADQLFKEETLIAHLTKDVSRILIPLKTLKDNAQDIHIKAFVGYPSSVQFHVFELTRQLPKFAMYTIPHNLTGSPKSVCKYAAYVMCAVLFFLRA; from the coding sequence ATGCTAACGTTGCACAACGTTGCCGATGAGGAAATGAACGCTCTGCTGACTCAGAAACAGAaactgctgctcgagctgaagCACTACGAAAACAACATCAAGTACAACAAGGAAATCCTGAGCAACACGAGCGAAAGCAATCTGGTGCAGAGTGTGCCGGACAACGTCGGCATCATACCGTCCAACACGCGGCTACAGATCGGCATTTCCACCAGCTACGATAGCAACGATATGAACATCGACATCACCGTGTCGACCAACAACTCGACCACGATTCGTGTCGTGTTGATCTTTGCTGATCAGCTGTTCAAGGAGGAAACGCTGATCGCGCACCTGACGAAGGACGTTTCGCGCATACTGATACCGCTCAAGACGCTCAAGGACAATGCGCAGGACATTCACATCAAAGCGTTCGTCGGCTACCCGAGCAGTGTGCAGTTTCACGTGTTTGAACTGACCCGTCAGCTGCCCAAGTTTGCGATGTACACCATACCGCACAATCTGACCGGGTCACCGAAGAGTGTGTGTAAGTATGCCGCTTACGTTAtgtgtgcagttttgttttttttacgcgCTTAG